One Leptolyngbyaceae cyanobacterium DNA window includes the following coding sequences:
- a CDS encoding AI-2E family transporter, whose protein sequence is MGVRTVDLGQLLGLIVICICLYILWQIRQVLLLVFAAVVLSTALNRLARRLQQSGLPRLWSVLLSIIILLTVLTGFFFIIVPPFATEFQQLAEILPKAINRLNQWLNILRNNLPNQFNQYLPDINNLIQQVQPLVSRLLGGSVAFVSNTLGSVLSFLLVIVLTLMMLAQPLSYRKTFVRLFPSFYRRRVDGILDECEVALGRWIIGALISMSVVALLSVIGLSILGVRLALAQGVLAGLLNFIPNIGPTLSIVLPMTIALLDAPWKSFAVLILYFIIQQFESSFLTPYVMAQQVALLPAITLMSQVFFATFFGFLGLILALPLTVVGQVWAKEVLIKDILDRWDSDRKSELAKAGIAESQEASETKRNAAILAEETPTTPEESSAESDRKNGN, encoded by the coding sequence ATGGGAGTGAGAACCGTGGATTTGGGTCAATTACTCGGCCTGATCGTAATTTGCATATGTTTGTACATCTTATGGCAAATTAGACAAGTACTATTATTGGTATTTGCAGCTGTAGTTTTGTCCACTGCCTTAAATCGGCTGGCGCGACGGCTGCAACAGTCAGGATTACCCCGCTTATGGTCGGTGTTGCTCTCGATTATTATATTGCTCACTGTCTTAACGGGCTTTTTCTTCATAATCGTGCCCCCTTTTGCAACCGAATTCCAACAACTAGCAGAAATCTTACCAAAAGCAATTAATCGCTTAAATCAGTGGCTAAACATACTGAGAAATAACTTACCAAACCAATTCAATCAATATCTTCCGGATATTAATAATTTAATCCAACAAGTGCAACCTTTGGTGAGCCGATTATTAGGCGGATCGGTTGCTTTTGTTTCCAACACGCTAGGCTCGGTTTTAAGCTTTTTACTAGTCATAGTATTAACTTTAATGATGTTAGCCCAGCCCTTGTCTTATCGAAAAACCTTCGTGCGGTTATTTCCCTCTTTTTACCGCAGGCGAGTGGATGGCATATTAGATGAATGTGAAGTAGCGCTGGGTAGATGGATTATCGGTGCTTTAATTAGCATGAGCGTAGTTGCCCTACTGAGCGTAATTGGGCTTTCTATTCTAGGCGTCAGGCTAGCATTGGCACAGGGTGTTTTAGCGGGATTGCTAAACTTTATCCCCAATATTGGCCCGACACTAAGCATAGTTTTGCCGATGACGATCGCGCTTTTAGATGCCCCTTGGAAATCCTTCGCCGTACTCATTCTCTACTTCATTATTCAGCAATTTGAAAGTAGTTTTCTCACCCCTTACGTGATGGCGCAACAGGTAGCGCTGCTGCCAGCCATCACCTTAATGTCACAAGTATTTTTCGCCACCTTCTTTGGATTTTTAGGGTTAATTCTCGCCCTGCCTCTCACCGTAGTAGGACAAGTCTGGGCAAAAGAAGTATTGATTAAAGATATCCTGGATCGATGGGATAGCGATCGCAAATCTGAATTAGCAAAAGCTGGTATAGCAGAATCTCAAGAAGCGAGCGAAACGAAAAGAAATGCCGCCATTTTAGCTGAAGAAACCCCCACAACTCC
- a CDS encoding WD40 repeat domain-containing protein: MNKAIRSNFQGDNSLPLATKDEFSKNLLAMDWTTLLKSQQADFVKRLKKQKALELSILNSDLRDCHSEMMVIWGQQLEKILEFCQEEAEQIGQKPPQTPPDYNLWLNFSDQFQNEAYEYLLRERLVDAIMSTRLGKIVKKVKIDPHLNIELDNEGNLRNESKFSYILADDSTVSIQVHICDKESFNSIKKDKIRWSVTQEDIKNHKVLIFICSFWLACCTARGTEIETILAGFLPTKEILFSSPKTYLKPSDLFYAGGLRCYLESLNPANYPPQESVIVASQSKNTPAENFLNTAIGGWKCLYTLTGHPTGINCLDVTKNPAHTDVLLASGSRGEIRLWDIKNGRLISTLSEYPWMENRQVDEINSLAFSPDGQTLISGGVDSTIKIWHVGAKDIIDILEDRKGVVRCVAFSPTGQTFATGGDDRKINLWNRLKREAFSSLSWGDSVPHSLAFNYNGKLLASGSYRKIKVWRMDDGKESHSPKAKLIHTITAHSHIVSAVAFSFGSPTTVNREIEGKSSSQTELTEILVSGSRDRTIKVWHLETGKLIRTLTGHTGAIFSVAVSKDGKTIASGSEDKTIKLWHLETGELLSTFTGHGEAVNAVVFTPDGRTLASASLDKTIKIWQQYSAR; encoded by the coding sequence ATGAATAAAGCAATCCGCTCTAACTTCCAAGGAGATAATTCGCTCCCGTTAGCAACTAAGGATGAATTTAGTAAAAACCTTTTGGCAATGGACTGGACTACCCTTCTCAAATCCCAACAAGCTGACTTTGTGAAACGGCTCAAAAAACAAAAAGCTTTAGAGCTAAGCATACTCAACTCCGATCTCCGAGATTGTCATAGTGAAATGATGGTAATCTGGGGTCAACAATTAGAAAAAATTTTAGAGTTTTGCCAAGAAGAAGCCGAGCAAATCGGCCAAAAACCTCCTCAAACGCCTCCAGATTACAACCTTTGGCTAAATTTTAGCGACCAATTTCAAAATGAAGCCTACGAGTACTTACTCCGAGAGCGCTTGGTAGATGCTATTATGTCAACTCGCCTGGGAAAGATAGTTAAAAAAGTTAAAATTGACCCCCATTTAAACATCGAACTAGATAATGAAGGTAACCTACGTAACGAAAGTAAATTTAGTTATATTTTGGCAGATGATTCTACAGTAAGCATTCAAGTTCATATTTGCGACAAAGAAAGTTTTAATAGCATCAAAAAAGATAAAATTAGGTGGTCGGTTACTCAAGAAGATATCAAAAACCATAAGGTTTTGATTTTTATCTGTTCGTTTTGGTTGGCTTGTTGTACTGCCAGAGGCACGGAAATTGAAACTATCTTAGCAGGATTTTTACCGACAAAAGAGATTTTATTTAGCAGCCCTAAAACTTATCTGAAACCATCTGACTTGTTTTATGCAGGTGGTTTGCGATGTTATTTAGAATCATTAAATCCAGCCAATTATCCGCCTCAAGAAAGTGTTATTGTTGCCTCTCAAAGCAAAAATACGCCCGCAGAAAATTTTCTGAATACGGCTATAGGAGGTTGGAAATGCTTATATACTCTGACTGGTCATCCCACTGGAATAAATTGCCTTGATGTTACTAAAAATCCTGCCCATACAGACGTATTACTTGCTAGCGGTAGCCGTGGCGAAATCCGTCTTTGGGATATTAAAAATGGTCGTTTGATTAGTACGCTTTCCGAATATCCTTGGATGGAAAATAGGCAGGTTGATGAAATAAATTCCCTGGCTTTCAGTCCCGATGGACAAACTTTAATTAGCGGTGGAGTAGACTCAACTATTAAAATTTGGCACGTTGGTGCTAAAGACATCATCGATATTTTAGAAGATCGTAAAGGCGTAGTGCGTTGTGTCGCGTTTAGTCCTACTGGACAAACTTTTGCTACTGGTGGAGATGACCGCAAAATTAACTTGTGGAATCGCCTTAAAAGAGAAGCTTTTTCTTCCCTTTCTTGGGGCGATAGCGTTCCCCATTCTCTTGCTTTTAATTACAACGGAAAACTACTAGCTAGCGGTAGTTATCGGAAAATTAAAGTGTGGCGAATGGATGATGGCAAGGAATCGCATTCTCCAAAAGCCAAGTTAATCCATACTATTACTGCCCATTCTCATATTGTGAGCGCTGTTGCTTTTAGTTTTGGTTCTCCCACTACTGTTAATCGAGAAATAGAGGGAAAATCTTCTTCGCAAACAGAGTTAACGGAAATTTTAGTTAGTGGTAGTCGCGATCGCACGATTAAAGTATGGCATCTGGAAACGGGAAAATTGATTCGTACCCTCACGGGACATACCGGTGCTATTTTTTCTGTGGCTGTTAGCAAGGATGGGAAAACGATTGCCAGCGGCAGTGAAGATAAAACTATTAAACTTTGGCATTTAGAAACAGGCGAACTTTTAAGCACTTTTACAGGTCATGGGGAAGCAGTAAATGCAGTTGTTTTTACCCCTGATGGGCGAACCTTAGCTAGTGCTAGCCTGGATAAGACGATCAAAATTTGGCAGCAATATTCCGCTCGTTGA
- a CDS encoding bestrophin family ion channel, whose product MSEKKLPWFRAVFRLRGSVVLDVLPRVIVCGLFGVFISLLHNRGIPVYMPIFESIIPSIVLGLLLVFRTNTAYEKFWEGRKLWGSIVNASRNLARQIWVAVEEKEPKDKEHKILTLRLLVAFAVATKLHLRCEPVNSELASLISQSRYQKLQTMNNPPLEIAFWIEDYLQEQYEKNCLNIYQIDGIKQLLNILVDCLGGCERIIKTPIPLAYAIHLKQLLLLYCLSLPFQLVEHFNWFTGPIVALISFTLLGIEQIGIEIENPFGHDPNDLPLDDICTNMQRNIEDLITLSPYVRDWKTKQIEESIY is encoded by the coding sequence ATGAGTGAAAAAAAATTACCTTGGTTTAGAGCGGTTTTTCGACTGAGAGGTTCCGTAGTTCTAGACGTTTTACCCAGAGTAATAGTATGCGGTTTATTTGGTGTTTTTATATCCCTGCTTCACAATCGGGGTATTCCCGTATATATGCCAATATTTGAAAGCATTATTCCTAGCATAGTATTAGGATTATTATTAGTTTTTCGGACAAATACAGCTTACGAAAAATTTTGGGAAGGGCGCAAACTTTGGGGGTCTATAGTTAATGCGTCTCGTAATTTGGCTCGTCAAATTTGGGTAGCAGTTGAAGAAAAAGAACCGAAAGATAAAGAACATAAAATTCTTACACTGCGGTTACTAGTAGCTTTTGCAGTGGCTACTAAGCTACACTTAAGATGCGAGCCAGTTAATAGCGAATTAGCATCATTAATTTCTCAATCCCGTTATCAAAAGCTGCAAACAATGAACAATCCTCCCCTAGAGATTGCTTTCTGGATCGAGGATTATCTCCAAGAACAATATGAAAAAAACTGCCTCAATATATATCAAATTGATGGCATAAAGCAACTACTAAATATTTTAGTAGATTGCTTAGGTGGTTGCGAACGTATTATTAAAACACCAATTCCTTTGGCATATGCCATCCACTTGAAACAACTCTTGCTACTTTATTGCTTATCATTACCCTTTCAGTTGGTAGAACACTTTAATTGGTTTACTGGCCCTATTGTAGCGTTAATTAGTTTTACTTTGTTAGGAATCGAACAAATCGGCATTGAAATTGAAAACCCATTTGGACACGACCCTAATGATTTGCCTTTAGATGATATTTGCACTAATATGCAGCGTAACATAGAAGATTTGATTACCCTAAGTCCTTATGTGAGAGATTGGAAAACAAAACAAATAGAAGAATCAATCTATTAG
- a CDS encoding SDR family NAD(P)-dependent oxidoreductase, whose protein sequence is MNIQGKTALVTGASRGIGKAIALELAKAGVKRLLLVARDRQKLAEVAVEIEAFGAEVVTLALDLSQLIEVNIAIAQAWRDHGPIHLLVNCAGVAHQSPFLKSPLPNVQQEISINLMGMYAITRLVARRMATQREGTIVNVSSLMGKVAAPTMATYSATKFAILGFTQALRGELAEYNINVIALLPSLTDTDMVKDLQWFRWVVPTTTQKVAKALIAGLQKETPEILVGWQSHLAVWGQRIAPWVIERVLMMAAPISKDRRKRYRRLKEA, encoded by the coding sequence ATGAACATTCAAGGAAAAACTGCTCTTGTTACTGGAGCTTCTCGTGGAATTGGAAAAGCGATCGCTTTGGAGTTAGCCAAAGCTGGAGTGAAACGCTTGTTATTAGTGGCGCGGGATCGCCAAAAATTAGCAGAAGTAGCCGTTGAAATCGAGGCATTTGGCGCAGAAGTAGTGACCTTAGCGTTAGATTTATCCCAATTGATAGAAGTGAATATTGCGATCGCGCAAGCATGGCGAGATCATGGCCCAATTCATCTACTAGTCAACTGTGCGGGAGTTGCACATCAATCACCTTTCTTAAAATCTCCCCTGCCAAACGTACAACAAGAAATCTCGATTAATTTGATGGGAATGTATGCCATCACTCGCTTAGTAGCGCGACGAATGGCAACTCAAAGAGAAGGCACGATTGTCAATGTTTCTAGCTTGATGGGTAAAGTAGCAGCCCCCACAATGGCAACTTATTCAGCTACTAAGTTCGCGATTTTGGGATTTACCCAAGCATTACGAGGAGAATTAGCTGAATACAATATCAATGTAATCGCTTTGTTACCCTCTTTAACGGATACGGACATGGTAAAAGATCTGCAATGGTTCCGTTGGGTAGTGCCTACAACCACCCAAAAAGTAGCGAAGGCGCTAATAGCTGGATTGCAGAAAGAAACACCGGAAATTTTAGTGGGATGGCAAAGCCATTTAGCAGTTTGGGGTCAGAGAATTGCCCCTTGGGTAATCGAAAGGGTGTTAATGATGGCTGCGCCAATCTCGAAAGATAGACGAAAGCGTTATCGACGATTGAAGGAGGCTTAA
- a CDS encoding circadian clock KaiB family protein translates to MVDENTDRSNDDINTSFEQEIANQSDRQYYLRLYVAGVTSHSTTAIKNLKSICDEYLKGRYQLEVINIYHKTELVIQDNIVAVPTLIKQLPPPLKRIIGDLSNTEKVLLGLDILPK, encoded by the coding sequence ATGGTTGATGAAAACACAGATCGATCGAACGATGATATAAATACCAGTTTCGAGCAGGAAATCGCTAATCAATCCGATCGGCAATACTATCTGCGATTATATGTAGCTGGCGTAACTTCTCACTCTACCACTGCTATTAAAAATCTAAAATCTATTTGCGATGAATACTTGAAGGGACGCTATCAATTAGAAGTAATTAATATTTACCATAAAACCGAATTAGTAATTCAGGATAATATTGTTGCCGTTCCCACACTGATCAAACAGCTTCCCCCTCCCTTAAAAAGGATTATTGGCGATTTATCAAATACGGAAAAAGTTTTACTTGGTTTAGATATCCTTCCCAAGTAA
- the kaiC gene encoding circadian clock protein KaiC codes for MNDIEKPANTQLPKCPTGIQGLDEITYGGLPKGRPTLVCGSAGCGKTLLAMEFLLHGIKQYGEPGVFISFEETAEELTQNVTSLGWDLKQLIADRKLVIDCIYIDRSEIQETGEYDLEGIFVRLGSAIDAIAAKRIVLDTVEVLFAGLSNTSIVRSELRRLFRWLKTKGVTAIVTGERGVNSLTRQGLEEYVSDCVIRLDQRVQDELSTRRLQILKYRGSSHETNEYPFLIEEDGISVLPITSVGLQHEVSTERIPTGIPRLDTMLGADGYFRGSSILVTGTAGTGKSTIAAHFARANCDRGEKCLYLAFEEAPDQICRNMRSIGIDLAPYIQQGLLHIEAMRPTVQGLELHLVKLHKQLRDLQPSAVIIDPISNLTLSGSLNHAKAFFMRLIDLLKSQNITVLMTNLTSGGSPLESTEIGVSSLMDTWLEVRTIESNGERNRVLQILKSRGMEHSNQVREFRLTNRGIELIDVYIGQGNVLIGTARIAQEAKENLERLNRQQNIARRRRELERQQLLVQSQIATLQAQVDAEKEELERMSYEENLQEKIFIQDQQLMAQIRKAD; via the coding sequence ATGAACGATATAGAAAAACCTGCCAATACTCAGCTTCCCAAATGTCCGACTGGAATTCAGGGACTTGACGAAATTACCTATGGAGGATTGCCCAAAGGACGCCCCACCTTAGTTTGTGGTTCGGCTGGTTGCGGTAAGACTCTCCTAGCAATGGAATTTCTGCTGCACGGTATCAAACAGTATGGCGAACCGGGAGTATTTATATCTTTTGAAGAAACTGCCGAGGAACTAACTCAAAACGTCACATCTTTAGGATGGGATTTAAAACAATTAATTGCCGATCGCAAACTCGTGATTGACTGCATATATATAGACAGAAGCGAAATTCAAGAGACAGGAGAGTACGATTTAGAAGGAATATTTGTCCGTCTGGGTAGCGCGATTGATGCGATCGCAGCCAAACGGATAGTTTTAGATACGGTAGAAGTGTTGTTTGCAGGCTTATCCAACACCAGCATCGTGCGATCGGAATTGCGGCGTTTGTTTCGCTGGCTGAAAACAAAAGGAGTAACCGCGATCGTTACTGGCGAACGAGGCGTCAATTCCCTCACTCGCCAAGGTTTGGAAGAGTACGTTTCCGATTGCGTAATTCGGTTAGATCAGCGGGTGCAAGATGAGTTATCTACCCGACGGCTACAAATCTTGAAGTATCGCGGTTCTAGTCACGAAACCAACGAATATCCGTTTTTAATCGAAGAAGACGGCATCTCTGTATTACCCATCACCTCGGTAGGGCTACAGCATGAAGTTTCTACAGAACGCATTCCCACCGGTATACCCCGCCTGGATACCATGCTGGGGGCAGATGGCTATTTTCGTGGTAGCAGCATACTGGTTACCGGAACAGCCGGTACTGGTAAAAGTACGATCGCCGCTCATTTCGCTCGCGCCAATTGCGATCGAGGCGAAAAGTGCTTGTATTTAGCCTTTGAAGAAGCACCAGACCAGATTTGCCGTAATATGCGATCGATCGGCATCGATTTAGCACCCTACATCCAGCAGGGATTGTTACACATCGAAGCCATGCGCCCAACCGTCCAAGGATTGGAATTACATTTAGTTAAACTCCACAAACAACTACGCGACTTACAACCAAGCGCCGTCATTATCGATCCGATTAGTAATTTGACATTAAGCGGTTCTTTAAATCATGCAAAAGCCTTTTTCATGCGCCTGATTGACTTATTAAAATCCCAAAACATCACCGTTTTAATGACCAATCTCACATCCGGAGGTAGCCCTCTAGAAAGTACCGAAATAGGAGTTTCATCTCTGATGGATACTTGGCTAGAAGTGAGAACGATCGAAAGCAACGGCGAACGCAATCGCGTCTTGCAAATTTTGAAATCTCGCGGTATGGAACACTCAAACCAAGTGCGAGAATTTCGACTCACAAATCGCGGCATTGAACTGATCGATGTTTACATCGGACAGGGAAATGTTTTAATCGGCACAGCACGAATAGCCCAAGAAGCAAAAGAAAATTTAGAACGCTTAAACCGTCAGCAAAATATTGCCCGCAGGCGACGGGAACTAGAACGTCAACAGTTATTAGTACAGTCCCAAATTGCTACTTTACAAGCGCAAGTAGACGCAGAAAAAGAAGAACTAGAACGCATGAGTTATGAAGAAAATCTTCAAGAAAAAATCTTCATCCAAGACCAACAATTAATGGCACAAATTCGCAAAGCTGATTAA
- a CDS encoding Uma2 family endonuclease, with protein MFRLKYPVEQSDPPLSPRETLPTMYDLPSENPEEPGLPDEFHILQPQLLSFTFRPRNYFPEQLFCGSDMNLYYDVRHQNWYKRPDWFGVVGVPRLYDGGDLRLSYVIWQEGISPFVVVELLSPGTEKEDLGETSSSASQPPTKWKVYEQILRVPYYVVFDRYTDRLRVFSLVSGRYQEVNLTESKVWMPPLELGLGLWEGEYQGINRLWLRWYDEEGNLILTDAEREKQRAEEAEKRAEEAERRAEILAQRLRELGIEP; from the coding sequence ATGTTTAGATTAAAATATCCTGTGGAACAAAGCGACCCACCTCTTTCTCCGAGAGAAACTTTGCCAACAATGTACGATTTACCTAGTGAAAATCCGGAGGAACCTGGTTTGCCTGATGAGTTTCACATTTTACAACCCCAATTGCTGAGTTTTACTTTTCGTCCCCGCAATTATTTTCCAGAACAGTTGTTTTGCGGGAGTGATATGAATCTCTATTACGATGTGCGTCACCAAAACTGGTATAAACGACCAGATTGGTTTGGGGTTGTGGGAGTACCGAGACTTTATGATGGTGGAGATTTACGCCTGAGTTATGTTATTTGGCAAGAGGGAATTAGTCCTTTTGTAGTAGTTGAATTGCTTTCTCCTGGTACGGAAAAAGAAGATTTGGGAGAAACAAGTAGTAGCGCTAGTCAACCTCCTACGAAGTGGAAAGTTTACGAACAAATTTTGCGAGTTCCTTATTATGTGGTGTTCGATCGCTATACCGATCGATTACGAGTATTTAGTTTAGTATCTGGTCGTTATCAAGAGGTAAATTTAACTGAATCAAAAGTTTGGATGCCTCCGTTGGAATTGGGTTTAGGATTGTGGGAAGGCGAATATCAAGGAATAAATCGTTTGTGGTTACGTTGGTATGATGAGGAGGGAAATTTGATTTTGACGGATGCTGAAAGGGAAAAGCAACGGGCGGAAGAAGCAGAAAAAAGGGCAGAAGAAGCGGAAAGGCGGGCTGAAATTTTAGCTCAAAGGTTGCGAGAGTTGGGAATTGAACCGTAG
- a CDS encoding type II toxin-antitoxin system HicA family toxin — translation MPPFGPISRRDLIAALRAAGFEGPFSGKKHQFMVRDGLRVRIPNPHQGDISQNLLGRILKQAGVSLNEWESL, via the coding sequence ATGCCACCTTTTGGCCCTATCTCTCGTCGCGACTTGATTGCAGCTTTGCGTGCTGCTGGCTTTGAAGGCCCATTTTCAGGCAAAAAACACCAATTTATGGTCAGAGATGGTCTACGAGTTCGTATTCCTAACCCACATCAAGGAGATATTAGTCAGAATTTACTGGGAAGAATCTTGAAACAAGCAGGAGTTTCACTGAATGAATGGGAAAGCCTTTAG
- a CDS encoding DUF4058 family protein, with product MSSPFPGMNPYLEHPDFWQGLHHLLIVEIARFLAPKLRPKYIVAVEVRMYETGGEDLLVGLPDVAVQSLLDETNPATTNVAVAAPPAQPVTVTIPVPEIIKQGYLEIREVETKEVVTAIEIISPVNKRPGEGRKAYETKRQRVIGSFTNLVEIDLLRNGQSMPFDNHGIQSDYRVLVCRADRRPLADLYGFNLSQEIPKFPIPLKAGDVEPVVDLQELLNKVYDVAGYDMRIDYRREPVPALSETNAAWVDALLKERGLR from the coding sequence ATGAGTTCTCCATTTCCGGGAATGAATCCTTATTTAGAACATCCTGACTTTTGGCAAGGATTACATCACTTACTTATTGTTGAAATTGCCAGATTTTTGGCTCCTAAATTGCGCCCTAAATACATAGTTGCTGTAGAAGTGCGAATGTATGAAACTGGTGGAGAAGATTTGCTGGTAGGACTCCCCGACGTGGCAGTACAAAGTTTATTAGATGAAACTAATCCTGCCACAACAAATGTGGCTGTTGCAGCACCTCCCGCCCAACCTGTAACGGTCACAATTCCCGTACCTGAGATTATCAAACAAGGATATTTAGAAATCCGAGAAGTGGAAACAAAAGAAGTAGTAACGGCGATCGAAATTATTTCACCCGTGAATAAAAGACCGGGGGAAGGAAGGAAAGCATACGAAACTAAACGTCAAAGGGTAATAGGCAGTTTTACTAATTTAGTTGAGATTGATTTGTTACGCAATGGGCAATCGATGCCATTTGATAATCATGGTATTCAAAGTGATTATCGAGTTTTGGTTTGTCGGGCTGATCGCCGTCCTTTAGCCGATCTATATGGATTTAATTTATCACAAGAAATCCCTAAATTTCCGATTCCTTTAAAGGCAGGAGATGTAGAGCCAGTGGTTGATTTACAAGAGTTATTAAATAAGGTTTATGATGTAGCTGGTTATGATATGCGGATAGATTACAGACGCGAACCCGTGCCTGCATTATCAGAAACAAATGCAGCTTGGGTTGATGCTTTGTTGAAAGAGCGAGGGTTAAGATAA
- a CDS encoding UbiD family decarboxylase: MARDLRGFIKLLEEKGQLKRITALVDPDLEIAEISNRMLQRGGPALIFENVKGAAYPVAVNLMGTVERICWAMNMQHPEELEALGRKLSMLQQPKPPKKIAQAVEFGKVLFDVVKAKPGRDFFPACQQVVIQGEDLDLHKIPMIRPYSGDAGKIITLGLVITKDCETGTPNVGVYRLQLQSRNTMTVHWLSVRGGARHLRKAAQMGKKLEIAIALGVDPLIIMAAATPIPVDLSEWLFAGLYGGSGVQLAKCKTVDLEVPADSEIVLEGTITPGEVLPDGPFGDHMGYYGGVEDSPLIRFHCMTHRKDPIYLTTFSGRPPKEEAMMAIALNRIYTPILRQQVSEIVDFFLPMEALSYKAAIISIDKAYPGQARRAALAFWSALPQFTYTKFVIVVDKDINIRDPRQVVWAISSKVDPSRDVFILPNTPFDSLDFACEKIGLGGRMGIDATTKIPPETEHEWGAPLESDPDVAAMVERRWAEYGLADLQLGEVDPNLFGYDMR, encoded by the coding sequence ATGGCTAGAGATTTGCGGGGATTCATCAAACTGCTGGAAGAAAAGGGACAATTAAAACGGATTACAGCTTTAGTTGACCCGGATTTGGAAATTGCGGAAATTTCCAACCGGATGTTGCAACGGGGTGGCCCCGCGCTAATATTTGAAAATGTGAAAGGGGCGGCGTATCCGGTTGCTGTTAACTTGATGGGAACGGTGGAACGCATTTGCTGGGCGATGAATATGCAGCACCCGGAAGAGTTGGAAGCATTGGGCAGAAAGTTGAGTATGCTGCAACAACCGAAACCACCGAAGAAGATCGCACAGGCAGTGGAGTTTGGCAAAGTGCTGTTTGATGTGGTGAAGGCAAAACCGGGGCGAGATTTTTTCCCTGCGTGTCAGCAAGTTGTCATCCAAGGTGAAGATCTGGATTTGCATAAAATTCCGATGATTCGCCCTTATTCGGGTGATGCGGGGAAAATTATCACCTTGGGTTTGGTGATTACGAAGGATTGCGAAACCGGAACGCCAAATGTGGGGGTTTATCGCTTGCAATTGCAATCTCGCAATACGATGACGGTGCATTGGTTGTCAGTGCGAGGTGGGGCAAGGCATTTGCGAAAGGCGGCGCAGATGGGGAAAAAGTTGGAAATTGCGATCGCCCTTGGTGTCGATCCCCTGATCATTATGGCCGCCGCCACCCCCATCCCGGTAGATTTGTCAGAATGGCTGTTTGCCGGACTTTACGGCGGTTCTGGCGTGCAATTGGCAAAATGCAAAACGGTAGATTTGGAAGTGCCAGCGGACTCGGAAATCGTCTTAGAAGGCACGATTACACCTGGGGAAGTGTTGCCTGATGGCCCATTTGGGGATCACATGGGTTACTACGGCGGGGTGGAAGATTCGCCGCTAATTCGCTTCCACTGCATGACGCACCGCAAAGACCCGATTTATCTGACTACTTTCAGCGGTCGTCCGCCCAAGGAAGAAGCAATGATGGCGATCGCGCTTAACCGCATCTACACCCCAATTTTACGACAACAAGTATCGGAAATTGTGGACTTTTTCCTACCAATGGAAGCGCTGAGTTACAAAGCAGCAATTATTTCCATTGATAAAGCATATCCAGGTCAAGCTAGACGAGCAGCTTTAGCTTTTTGGAGTGCGCTACCTCAGTTTACTTACACCAAATTCGTGATTGTGGTGGATAAGGATATAAACATTCGCGATCCCAGACAAGTAGTGTGGGCAATTAGTTCAAAAGTTGACCCGTCAAGAGATGTTTTCATTCTGCCCAATACACCTTTTGATAGTTTGGATTTCGCCTGCGAAAAAATTGGTTTAGGTGGCAGAATGGGCATTGATGCTACTACCAAAATTCCCCCAGAAACCGAACACGAATGGGGCGCACCTTTAGAGTCAGATCCGGATGTAGCCGCAATGGTAGAAAGACGTTGGGCTGAGTATGGTTTAGCGGATTTGCAATTAGGAGAAGTTGACCCGAATTTGTTTGGATATGATATGAGGTAA